One stretch of Zerene cesonia ecotype Mississippi chromosome 20, Zerene_cesonia_1.1, whole genome shotgun sequence DNA includes these proteins:
- the LOC119835277 gene encoding 28S ribosomal protein S22, mitochondrial produces the protein MSLLKFVRSNTKHIFVKYNETQACIVSCRKLSIVPSVYDKDNPAPKFFSSGVQILLKRLTRPDFAKVFRKRTNGSGPVLRTPIYKFLTDEELNVERQIANKSADRLLQMPPVVKILEPVEDVLSKDPAIVGYDNSTYMFTDITFGIDNEHRIIIQRKPDGTLESCDQDTKKRLNQIYFPIPGRKLREPKVFSEQDKFDSLLEREKYEYILDRACVQYEPDERKYQEITSITYQHVDMNSKFDLLRSTRHFGPLAFYLTWHHSMDNLMLELVQGAAIREAVLLISLRHAIHADVSNGEDSNALVSEIIPKPVQLTKPEILTEEDIKLDTKCTDIVDKYIKDSSSMKSQQALALQGFKEYYQQMVDLSRGLKKAHGTA, from the exons ATAAAGATAACCCAGCGCCGAAGTTTTTTTCATCAGGTGTTCAAATTCTCTTAAAAAGATTAACAAGACCTGATTTCGCGAAAGTATTCCGCAAAAGAACTAATGGTTCTGGTCCTGTTCTGCGTACGCCTATATATAAGTTTCTAACTGACGAAGAATTAAATGTTGAGAGACAGATAGCTAATAAAAGTGCAGATCGATTATTACAGATGCCTCCTGTTGTAAag ATTCTTGAACCAGTTGAAGATGTTCTTTCAAAGGACCCAGCTATAGTTGGATATGATAACAGCACATATATGTTCACAGATATTACTTTTGGTATTGATAATGAACatagaattattatacaaag GAAACCAGATGGAACACTGGAATCTTGTGATCAAGACACCAAGAAGAGACTGAATCAG ATATATTTTCCAATACCAGGCCGCAAATTACGAGAGCCGAAGGTATTTTCCGAACAAGATAAGTTTGACAGTTTGTTGGAGCGAGAGAAATATGAATACATATTGGACCGAGCATGCGTGCAATATGAACCAGATGAACGAAAATATCAAGAGATAACCAGCATCACCTACCAGCATGTGGATATGAATAGCAAGTTTGATTTACTTAG GTCAACACGCCATTTCGGTCCACTAGCCTTCTACCTCACCTGGCATCACAGTATGGACAATTTAATGCTGGAACTGGTACAGGGTGCTGCAATTCGCGAAGCAGTGTTGCTGATTTCGTTGCGGCATGCTATCCACGCTGACGTTTCAAATGGAGAGGACAGCAATGCTCTGGTGTCTGAG atcaTACCAAAACCTGTTCAGCTAACCAAGCCAGAAATACTTACTGAAGAGGATATTAAACTAGATACCAAATGCACAGATattgttgataaatatatcaaagatTCATCTTCTATGAAGAGTCAACAGGCATTAGCTTTACAAGGCTTTAAAGAGTACTATCAACAAATGGTCGACCTTAGTAGGGGTCTAAAGAAAGCCCATGGAACAGcctaa
- the LOC119835051 gene encoding MORN repeat-containing protein 3-like: protein MPFYHKPRNFTPLLIAAEKKAVKNGQHHAIFTSRFDKYIGDWKKDLKEGKGVFVTCTGKLYEGDWYKGYRHGFGALSNKLPNGTYKLEYRGEWVRGKPEGTGWRYYENGDIYFGFWKKGFRHGYGKLWYTNGTFYVGYWNINKREGLGMFVQENGNRYEGNWENDTKNGIGRFYHLHSGQLQEGCWQQDICVMSKMSDIEIRQFCDFPTEYPLPYNSLQDSRRILEESQFWLQQRVGVIKKPLKYCIDQM, encoded by the exons atgccATTTTATCATAAACCTCGAAATTTTACACCATTGTTAATAGCGGCTGAGAAGAAAGCTGTTAAAAATGGACAGCATCACGCAATTTTTACATCTCGATTTGATAAGTATATCGGCGATTggaaaaaagatttaaaagaaG gAAAGGGAGTATTTGTAACCTGTACCGGAAAACTGTATGAAGGCGACTGGTATAAAGGCTACCG GCATGGTTTCGGAGCTCTAAGTAATAAACTTCCAAACGGAACTTACAAACTCGAATACAGAGGAGAGTGGGTGAGAGGTAAACCAGAGGGCACTGGTTGGCGATACTATGAGAACGGAGACATTTATTTTGGTTTCTGGAAAAAAGGTTTTAGACATGGCTACGGCAAATTGTGGTATACTAATGGTACATTTTACGTAGGCTATTGGAATATCAATAAAAGGGAGGGTCTCGGAATGTTTGTACAAG aaaatggcAATCGTTACGAAGGTAATTGGGAAAATGATACAAAGAATGGTATTGGTAGATTCTATCACCTGCATTCAGGCCAACTACAAGAAGGATGTTGGCAACAGGACATTTGTGTTATGTCTAAGATGTCGGACATTGAAATACGACAATTTTGCGATTTCCCTACTGAATATCCATTACCATAT AATTCTTTGCAAGATTCGAGAAGAATCCTGGAAGAAAGCCAGTTTTGGTTACAACAAAGGGTAggagtaataaaaaaaccactgaaatattgtattgatcAAATGTAA
- the LOC119835049 gene encoding calcium release-activated calcium channel protein 1 isoform X2, which produces MSVWSASTVGNNYHCGHPPSRYSHSNNWCPNFTKHKCVMSNEPAIQSDDALHTPAYLSWRKLQLSRAKLKASSKTSALLSGFAMVAMVEVQLNTPTNVPPGMLVAFTVCTTLLVAVHMLALMISTCILPNIEAIGNLHSISLVHESPHERLHWYIEIAWAFSTLLGLILFLVEIAILCWVKFYDLSPPAAWSACVLLIPVMIIFLAFAIHFYMSLATHKYEVVTSGIKELEFLKEQIELGDHDSRMNNMSLLDQARVV; this is translated from the exons ATGTCGGTTTGGTCAGCCAGTACTGTCGGCAATAATTATCACTGCGGGCATCCTCCCAGTCGATATAGTCATTCTAACAATTGGTGTCCAAATTTTACCAAG CACAAGTGCGTGATGTCGAACGAACCAGCCATACAGTCAGATGATGCCCTTCACACACCAGCTTATTTATCATGGAGGAAATTGCAGTTGAGTCGCGCAAAACTGAAAGCATCTAGTAAAACGTCAGCACTATTATCTGGATTTGCAAtg GTTGCCATGGTAGAAGTACAATTGAACACACCAACAAATGTTCCACCTGGTATGTTGGTAGCATTCACAGTATGTACCACATTGCTGGTTGCTGTGCATATGCTGGCACTCATGATTAGCACCTGCATCCTACCAAATATCGAAGCCATCGGGAACCTTCACAGTATATCACTTGTACATGAGTCTCCACATGAAAGGCTGCATTGGTATATAGAAATAGCCTGGGCGTTTTCGACCCTCCTTGGCCTTATCTTATTCCTAGTAGAAATAGCGATACTATGCTGGGTTAAATTCTATGATCTTAGTCCACCAGCTGCCTGGTCAGCTTGCGTTCTCTTGATACCcgtaatgattatatttttagcgtttgcaatacatttttatatgtcacTGGCGACACATAAGTATGAGGTTGTCACTTCAGGCATAAAAGAGCTGGAATTTCTTAAAGAACAAATAGAGTTGGGCGACCATGACTCGCGTATGAATAATATGTCGCTGTTAGATCAGGCTCGAGTTGTCTGA
- the LOC119835049 gene encoding calcium release-activated calcium channel protein 1 isoform X4 encodes MQHKCVMSNEPAIQSDDALHTPAYLSWRKLQLSRAKLKASSKTSALLSGFAMVAMVEVQLNTPTNVPPGMLVAFTVCTTLLVAVHMLALMISTCILPNIEAIGNLHSISLVHESPHERLHWYIEIAWAFSTLLGLILFLVEIAILCWVKFYDLSPPAAWSACVLLIPVMIIFLAFAIHFYMSLATHKYEVVTSGIKELEFLKEQIELGDHDSRMNNMSLLDQARVV; translated from the exons ATG CAGCACAAGTGCGTGATGTCGAACGAACCAGCCATACAGTCAGATGATGCCCTTCACACACCAGCTTATTTATCATGGAGGAAATTGCAGTTGAGTCGCGCAAAACTGAAAGCATCTAGTAAAACGTCAGCACTATTATCTGGATTTGCAAtg GTTGCCATGGTAGAAGTACAATTGAACACACCAACAAATGTTCCACCTGGTATGTTGGTAGCATTCACAGTATGTACCACATTGCTGGTTGCTGTGCATATGCTGGCACTCATGATTAGCACCTGCATCCTACCAAATATCGAAGCCATCGGGAACCTTCACAGTATATCACTTGTACATGAGTCTCCACATGAAAGGCTGCATTGGTATATAGAAATAGCCTGGGCGTTTTCGACCCTCCTTGGCCTTATCTTATTCCTAGTAGAAATAGCGATACTATGCTGGGTTAAATTCTATGATCTTAGTCCACCAGCTGCCTGGTCAGCTTGCGTTCTCTTGATACCcgtaatgattatatttttagcgtttgcaatacatttttatatgtcacTGGCGACACATAAGTATGAGGTTGTCACTTCAGGCATAAAAGAGCTGGAATTTCTTAAAGAACAAATAGAGTTGGGCGACCATGACTCGCGTATGAATAATATGTCGCTGTTAGATCAGGCTCGAGTTGTCTGA
- the LOC119835049 gene encoding calcium release-activated calcium channel protein 1 isoform X3 yields the protein MNRQHKCVMSNEPAIQSDDALHTPAYLSWRKLQLSRAKLKASSKTSALLSGFAMVAMVEVQLNTPTNVPPGMLVAFTVCTTLLVAVHMLALMISTCILPNIEAIGNLHSISLVHESPHERLHWYIEIAWAFSTLLGLILFLVEIAILCWVKFYDLSPPAAWSACVLLIPVMIIFLAFAIHFYMSLATHKYEVVTSGIKELEFLKEQIELGDHDSRMNNMSLLDQARVV from the exons ATGAATCGT CAGCACAAGTGCGTGATGTCGAACGAACCAGCCATACAGTCAGATGATGCCCTTCACACACCAGCTTATTTATCATGGAGGAAATTGCAGTTGAGTCGCGCAAAACTGAAAGCATCTAGTAAAACGTCAGCACTATTATCTGGATTTGCAAtg GTTGCCATGGTAGAAGTACAATTGAACACACCAACAAATGTTCCACCTGGTATGTTGGTAGCATTCACAGTATGTACCACATTGCTGGTTGCTGTGCATATGCTGGCACTCATGATTAGCACCTGCATCCTACCAAATATCGAAGCCATCGGGAACCTTCACAGTATATCACTTGTACATGAGTCTCCACATGAAAGGCTGCATTGGTATATAGAAATAGCCTGGGCGTTTTCGACCCTCCTTGGCCTTATCTTATTCCTAGTAGAAATAGCGATACTATGCTGGGTTAAATTCTATGATCTTAGTCCACCAGCTGCCTGGTCAGCTTGCGTTCTCTTGATACCcgtaatgattatatttttagcgtttgcaatacatttttatatgtcacTGGCGACACATAAGTATGAGGTTGTCACTTCAGGCATAAAAGAGCTGGAATTTCTTAAAGAACAAATAGAGTTGGGCGACCATGACTCGCGTATGAATAATATGTCGCTGTTAGATCAGGCTCGAGTTGTCTGA
- the LOC119835049 gene encoding calcium release-activated calcium channel protein 1 isoform X5, translated as MSNEPAIQSDDALHTPAYLSWRKLQLSRAKLKASSKTSALLSGFAMVAMVEVQLNTPTNVPPGMLVAFTVCTTLLVAVHMLALMISTCILPNIEAIGNLHSISLVHESPHERLHWYIEIAWAFSTLLGLILFLVEIAILCWVKFYDLSPPAAWSACVLLIPVMIIFLAFAIHFYMSLATHKYEVVTSGIKELEFLKEQIELGDHDSRMNNMSLLDQARVV; from the exons ATGTCGAACGAACCAGCCATACAGTCAGATGATGCCCTTCACACACCAGCTTATTTATCATGGAGGAAATTGCAGTTGAGTCGCGCAAAACTGAAAGCATCTAGTAAAACGTCAGCACTATTATCTGGATTTGCAAtg GTTGCCATGGTAGAAGTACAATTGAACACACCAACAAATGTTCCACCTGGTATGTTGGTAGCATTCACAGTATGTACCACATTGCTGGTTGCTGTGCATATGCTGGCACTCATGATTAGCACCTGCATCCTACCAAATATCGAAGCCATCGGGAACCTTCACAGTATATCACTTGTACATGAGTCTCCACATGAAAGGCTGCATTGGTATATAGAAATAGCCTGGGCGTTTTCGACCCTCCTTGGCCTTATCTTATTCCTAGTAGAAATAGCGATACTATGCTGGGTTAAATTCTATGATCTTAGTCCACCAGCTGCCTGGTCAGCTTGCGTTCTCTTGATACCcgtaatgattatatttttagcgtttgcaatacatttttatatgtcacTGGCGACACATAAGTATGAGGTTGTCACTTCAGGCATAAAAGAGCTGGAATTTCTTAAAGAACAAATAGAGTTGGGCGACCATGACTCGCGTATGAATAATATGTCGCTGTTAGATCAGGCTCGAGTTGTCTGA
- the LOC119835049 gene encoding calcium release-activated calcium channel protein 1 isoform X1 produces MSVWSASTVGNNYHCGHPPSRYSHSNNWCPNFTKQHKCVMSNEPAIQSDDALHTPAYLSWRKLQLSRAKLKASSKTSALLSGFAMVAMVEVQLNTPTNVPPGMLVAFTVCTTLLVAVHMLALMISTCILPNIEAIGNLHSISLVHESPHERLHWYIEIAWAFSTLLGLILFLVEIAILCWVKFYDLSPPAAWSACVLLIPVMIIFLAFAIHFYMSLATHKYEVVTSGIKELEFLKEQIELGDHDSRMNNMSLLDQARVV; encoded by the exons ATGTCGGTTTGGTCAGCCAGTACTGTCGGCAATAATTATCACTGCGGGCATCCTCCCAGTCGATATAGTCATTCTAACAATTGGTGTCCAAATTTTACCAAG CAGCACAAGTGCGTGATGTCGAACGAACCAGCCATACAGTCAGATGATGCCCTTCACACACCAGCTTATTTATCATGGAGGAAATTGCAGTTGAGTCGCGCAAAACTGAAAGCATCTAGTAAAACGTCAGCACTATTATCTGGATTTGCAAtg GTTGCCATGGTAGAAGTACAATTGAACACACCAACAAATGTTCCACCTGGTATGTTGGTAGCATTCACAGTATGTACCACATTGCTGGTTGCTGTGCATATGCTGGCACTCATGATTAGCACCTGCATCCTACCAAATATCGAAGCCATCGGGAACCTTCACAGTATATCACTTGTACATGAGTCTCCACATGAAAGGCTGCATTGGTATATAGAAATAGCCTGGGCGTTTTCGACCCTCCTTGGCCTTATCTTATTCCTAGTAGAAATAGCGATACTATGCTGGGTTAAATTCTATGATCTTAGTCCACCAGCTGCCTGGTCAGCTTGCGTTCTCTTGATACCcgtaatgattatatttttagcgtttgcaatacatttttatatgtcacTGGCGACACATAAGTATGAGGTTGTCACTTCAGGCATAAAAGAGCTGGAATTTCTTAAAGAACAAATAGAGTTGGGCGACCATGACTCGCGTATGAATAATATGTCGCTGTTAGATCAGGCTCGAGTTGTCTGA